The nucleotide window aactaGGCCTCTATTATTAATTCTTTAGCCATAAAACTAAATCCTCAAGATTTAACAAGAGTTCTAGGGCTAAGGCTATCAGTCTTGATCAAAGGTGCATGGAGGCATCTATGGAATTAGACAACAGGAGAATACACTATACAAATAtctttaaacataaaaaatatcTCTACTACCACTGCATTTCTAAGTAGAATATATCTTCAGTGGTGAACTGCCCATCAGACTGAATTAGAGCCCTACATTTAAAAATGGCAGCTAGCATTGTGTCTCTAAAAATTAAGAGTTGATTAATACAGGCAACTACCTCAACTGCAGAAGAGGGGAGACATAATACTTTCTGAAGTTGAGAGACTATCCCTGTAATTTAGCCAGTTTATCACCGTGCTgacagaaagagagaacagGAACATATTGAAGCTTATTTTATATGGGTACATGAACATGTTTATACATAAAGGTTTTAGCCCTCCTCTCACAGGTAACTCAGTGCAGTATTTACAATACAGACACATGCAATTTTTACATAAAGGCCAAACCAGATGATTTAGGGGTTTTATCCACCTCTTTCTCTAAACTACTTCTGTGTTACTTCTAAACCATGGTAATAAGAATATATTAAAcatgaacaagaaaaaagattCATCAGTAAGGCTTTCCTAGTACTGATTATCCTTCTTCCCCCTCAAAGTCCTCAGGGTTCTGAAAAGAGTAACTTTCTCCATTATTCAAAATGACTGAAATATCTTGCCACACTATTTAGTGTTCCTGGGACTGTGTGTTCATTACAGGACATGTATGAAAAATAAGACTCCATTACATACTGatgtccctggagcagcagcgtTCGCCCCTTCCTTCCACCAATATCCCACATGATAATGCTGTGGTCAGAGGCACCTGAGAAGAGCAGCCGTTGAACAGGATCCCACCACAGGGAAGTAATACTCCCTAGGAAAGAACATTCTGCAGTTAGATGTTAAGGGACTGGCTCCCCAACACAGTGACGCCCTCCTGGAGCATTAAAGTAAAACCTGAGGTACTGCCTTACTCCAGTAACATATTGAAAGCCTTAAGGCAAAGGAAGCACCCAACAGCAAGGTGCAGTCCTGACAGAGAGGCAAGGAGTACTGGACAGTAGAACAGAATGTCCCTAAGAAGACAGATATAGCATAAGCCAGAAAGTCTGAGTTCTGCCCCGTGTATTTAGGTAGGTGATTTTAAGAGTTACCAGGCTGCTATGTGAGCTTTGGAAGATGGAAGTACTAACACTTGCCAAGCAGAAACCATTATCTACAACACAATGAGATGCTTGGTCAGTGGTTGCAGGACAGCTCACAGTGCTCTCAGGTAAAGCCACTGTCACATAACCATTTACAACCTTAAAATAGCTGGACTAAGAAACGAAGGGACAGTTTCACTGCTGTTAGCAAATCTGCCACTACTCACTAAATTACAAAACTAGATTTCAGAAGGCCCAGTGCAACTGTGAATTAGTGGATAGAAAGAAATGAGTCATCTAACAGTAGCAGCCTTATACTAAACCCATATGCATGGTAATGTAGCCAGGAGACTAAAGGAGTAATTTTGTTACTCATGCCACCTATAGGTGTGAAGTTGGGACATTTTGTTCCCTTGCAGAGATCCTTAACTTTAAAGAATCCTCCCATTGCTCAGTTGTCATCAAAAGCCTTGTTAGTCTGAAACTGAGATGATGAATGATAATTAGAACCCAAATCAGTCCTTTCCAGTGCTCTGGAGCAAGACGGTTTTTTTGCCTCCTTTAAGGCTACACTATTTTCAGACTGACCCATTTGGGAATAGCATGTGCACCAAAAAGGCACTAACTTTGAGTATTATCTCAGCATTACACAGAGCAGGCTGTTATATATGGTGAATTCTGGAAGCTGAGAACAAACTCTGAAACCATTTAAACTGCAAAGCAAACACTGCTTGTTTATGAAGTCACATTTACCAAGAGCTAGAAAGCAAACAAGATGAAATCAGACTTTTGAAGTCTGTCAAACACAGCTGCACTCAAAAAAGAACTAGATGCCATTTAAGTTTAGAGTTTCTGTATCTTGAGAATATTACAGAAATActatggaagaaaaaaggttACACATAATCtgatttgctttaaaaaaaaaaaggaaaaaagatgaaataactAGGATTATACCAGTTGAAGAAAAAACTGCTTCTGCCCCTGAAATCCTCTTTTATGCTAGCTCAATTCTTGTTGTAAGGATCACAGTCCCCATATGGAAATATATGAGCCGAAGTTGGCGGCTGTGTGGACAGCACTGCTGAAGTTAGTGCTTGGAAGCCCATCACAACTCAAGAGATAGAACACACACTATAAGAAAGTGCCACACAGACATACTGCTTTTAGACTAACAGTAACATTTACCAAGGGAGCTGCATTTGAACACAGACCAGTGCAAAAGTATAGAGAGGCAAAGGAGTCTCTAGGGCCAAGAGAATGATTTTGCTCTAAACTGAAACAATCTGAAATTCCCCTTGAAAGCAGAAGAGACATTTATCACTTGAAAATCTCAACTTGCCTCCTGCATTCAAAACCAGCTGTATCATTTTACAGTCATCTGTAGATCAGGAGTCTACGCAGCTTTAACAAAGCCTACTCTATACTTACAGCTGTTATACAaagcagccttttccagtgGGTCAGAGACTCATGACCCAGTAGTTCCATCCCTACCCACATGCAAACTGTCAGCTGATTTGAAAGTGACCACATGGGAAAAGACATtgtcttgtttatttttctcagcaTGCTATTAAGTTACccattattctgtgatttgctTCTTCCCTTACTCATTACAGCAGATGGTGGCTCCATATCATGTTATGGACCACCTGATTCGTCATTTGATATAAGGACTTCAGCTGTACTATACAGGATGAGACATATGCCTTAGACTAGGCAGCTTCTCCAATGTTAAAGAGACTAAAGCTTTTAAAGGTGGCCATCTAGTGGGTAACTTGTGTTTAACTGAATGGATATGtttacctttatttttcatctatAATAAAAATACCTGTAGGTATTTATAAGGCTAAGATTTCCCCTCAGCAAGAATGTGTTTGTTCTTTAACAGGAAGTCATGTACAGCTTTGAACAGCTTATGATAACCACTACCCTGAACTGGTTTTTCATCCAATATCTACTCTTAAGAGGCAGATATGCAACTGACCATCTCACCCCAGCTTACAAAGAGGGACCGTATCTGGGACAAGTGGATTTAGGACAAGGAGTTACTTTACCTTCATGCCCTTTGAGAGTTGTGATAACTGAGCAGGTATTCTGCTCAAGCTTCAGAAGAGTGATCTGTCCAGAATAATCACCAACAAATGCATGCTGAGTTTCATGATCATATCTGAACACCAGTCAAGGAGAAGCTTCATTTGATCAAAGAGTATTTTACATGAGTGAAACAGTCAGCTATAGCGTctaaaaaaattggaaaagaacattttaatatgccagacaaatatttacataattaaTTCTAAAGTGGTTAGAGGGTGTAATAAACCTTTTtgattccttccttcccatcaCTCTTCCCTACATGTGCAAGTAAAACTGTATAGAAATTAAGTGATGAGAGTTTTAGAAAGCCAGTAGAGGAAGCCAGGAGATAATCCATGCCCTAGTTTAAGGCAAGCCAAGTAGCTTTAGGCCATTTCTAGCAGATACTCACAGAAAACGCTCATGCTCGTCTACAAGATGCCAAAACTCATCAGGCTACTTGTTGCAGTGCAGAGCTCTCTACAACCATTACGAGCACCTCACCGGACACTGGATGGCATTCAGTCTTACCTACTATCTCCTCCAATAAACCCTTAGTTTTCTAGCATGTTAGCAGTTGATATCCCCAGGAGAGGAAAACCAAGACACAAGGATGCTGTCCCTCCACAGCAAGTTCACCTTACAGTGGAAGTACATGCACAGTGTTCTAGCTACTGCCAAGGTAAGACCGTCTCATTTCTTGTCCTGTTCTCTGGACTTCCCAGTTTAGCAGTGCAGGTCCTTGAGTGTGGTATTGAAAACTGAACTGTATTTCAGAAAGGATTCTCTCAGTTAACACTGAGACAAAAGCCACACCACATTCTAACATAAGATCCATAAACAGGGTGGCACATTGGGCAAAAGCATTACACCTCGTAACAGTTCTGGTAGTCAAATTTTGCCACGATGTAACTATGAACTCCAGAAACCAAAGCATAGCAAGCCAATGGAACTAGataatttgctgcttttagaaAACTTCTGCTATTCAGAATATAAGCAAGAGCTATGAAAGACCCATGCAGCTGACACCACAAAACCCAAGAGCTGTGTATAAACTTAGGTGTCCTCCTGGAACcacataaaaacaaaagcagcagctagAAAAGTAGTCTCTGGTATCCAACAGAAAACGCTAACTTTAAAAAGACAGCCTACCAAAAAGCGCACCAGCCTAAGTGAAAATGTAGAGCCTTTGCCATCTGATGACATTCCGAAATCTCTTAAGCCTTCAGGATCTTGAGATAAACAATTTGCTTTCAACAAGTCCTCTAAGTCCCTGAATATGTGATCCTTTCTTCATCTTTAAAGTTCAGACTTGCCTTATCCCCACTAATTCAGTAAAGAATAGGCACTCTGATGTGTTTTTTAGAAGCTTACACATAGGATCATTAAGAAACAACTTCTAAGGGACCTCCTGATAGGGAGGCCAAGCACCTAGTGCAGGCTGGTTCTTCCAAACACAAGTCCAAAGGCCGATCAATTACAATGGATTTTCAAATGTCATGTTCTTCagtggaaatttatttttatattgataTAAAAGGTCATattcttttctccattttaataATAAACTGTGCCATTATTTGCAATAGCATTAGCTATAGAACCCACTAAATTCAGTGAGGCTCAGACTGTTCACCAGACTGTGCTGTGAGCTGGTCTCCAACACACACACCAGCTTTAACCTATTCTGTGCTGCATTCAGCTGAGGTGAGCTGCACATGGAATGTCTTATGGGACGCAACTCCCCTGGACTCTAAAAAAGAGCAGCAGTACAACAGTACAAACCTGACAATTCTTCAGTCAGTAAGGCAGGGTCTGCACAGATGGGAGACCTCAGAAGGCCAGACATGCAGCTGGCAACTGAGCTTTCCTCCCAGCTTCTTACCAGGACACAGGTGTACAGCCACTCTGGAGAGCTCTTCATGTTTTCAAGCGATGTAGTTGACTTGTTTCAGCTTTTGAATCTTGTATTTCTAAAACATTACTGCCATTAAACCTCATACAGCAACCAGTACACCTTCAATTACCGTCCAGCCACATCTAAATTGCCACCATTAACAAGTgctaaaaaaaagttttagaatTTCAAGTATTTAACTTGCTTTCAAAAGCTCTGATAAGTGAACTACCTTTCAAGTTACTGGCTTTGTAAGTCTTTTACATAGGGTAAAGAATGCCCTGAAGTACTTACAGCTGAATAGACAACCAGAGTGCCTaagctgaaaatgctgcagttaAATGCAGCTTGCAGAAAGCAAATTGCACACAAACAAATTACTACTGGTGGTGAATAATGTTTCAATGTACCCTTGTAGCTTAAAGATAGAAAAGATTAACTTgagcaaaaatagaaaaattaaagcagttcAAAGGGTTTTCATGATGTTTTATGCTCTAGAAGGACTCAAATGCACACTGACATCTGTTGAACAAAGTGACTTGCCCAGGAAGTCTACAGGCCAGGCTATAGATACAGTCACTGCCACAACATGCTATGGACAAACACCTCAAAATTAGCAACTAGTACAGATTGGGATTTCTGCAGCACAAGGTCTCTTCTGCTATCTAATAACCACTAATAGAAATAAAGGTATTAAAATAACGAGAATAAGGGTTAGCAGACTTGCAAGAGATGTCACTCTAGTTTTTATACATGAAAAGTTGGGAACAAATTGAGGTAAAGGAACAAAGTACTCTTCCAGCTTCAGGGTAGCAATCATTTTTCAAAGGATACTGTAGACATGAAGCCCAAGAGGTGAAGTAATGTCTCCCCAGCATGCTCCCACTCCTGGTGCACATCCAGCTGATACACTTGTCATGACCTGTGCTGATAAGCCACTCTGATGCCAGGCAGAAAGTAATAGCAGACACTCGATTCTGGTGAGCTGCAATAAGAAAAAGATTCTGGcactttttccccaaaaatccaaGTGCTGTGTACTTCCATTCTAATTCAGACAGACAGAGGTTGAAGATGATATCTAGGCAATGCCCCAGGGAGATCTTTTACCATTATATTATACTTGCATCTAGGCTGAATGAAAAGGTTCCCATAGCTCTGTTTAGGATTTGCCTTCTGAATAGCTCAAGTGAACCAAATCCATCAGTCAGCTGATGTAAGCCTttctcccaaagagagagaagcTGAGTTCAGCCCAGACACCCAAGGTTAAGGAATACACAAACCCTCAACTTCCTCTAGTTAGCCCAGGACTTCTGGGGAGTAATGCAACACATCTAAAAACTTGAATTGCTTTACTAAATGTATCTTTTCCTAACCCCAGAGAGCTACGCTCACATTCATACGTTTAAGCACCTGAAGGGATATCTAGTCCATGGCATTCAAACTGCTTCCTGTGACAGCAACCAAATCCTGCCCAGCTTTGTTGAGAATGCTGCCCCTAAGCAAGAAGTTACACGTCTTTTAGAAAGAAGCCTCCCCTGCCCCCCAAGATGCAAGTACTTCCCTTGACTGAATTGTAATCATCTCCCTCAGGATAAAGGGAGGTTTTGTTGCTTTAAGAACAAGGTCTTTTTCTCCCAAGCAAGAACATTGCTTCTATCGGTGTCAGGGAGTCACAAGACAAACTGCACTTTGTTTTGCTACATAATCTGCAGTCTTTAAGAGCTTCCTTCAGGCCTTTCACATTAATATTCCAATTTTAACCAACAATTgagttttgtatttctttaaaggATGTGTAGACAAATGCTGAAATTAGCATCTCTGTAAATATTAGAATAATCCCACAATCCCTGTTTCCCacataatggaaaaataagCTCTTTTTCATCCCTGTTGCTCTCCTAAGATGACAGAGAAAGGAAGGACTCTTACCTTGAGCTAGAAGCAACCAAGTCCATTGATTACAAAAAGTAAGGACAGAAATTACAAACACCAAAATGCACCTTTAGAAAGCTCTTACACCAACACTCACACAGCACTACTTCAGCTGAAGAGCAAAATCTGAGCTCACTAGTTCTGGCTCATTAAACTTGCAGGCTAATGATGTAGTGAACTTAATGATAATGACTACAACTTAGACTCAGCAGTTATCCCCAACTAAGCGACAACTATAAGGTCAGTCAGAGTTAAAGCATATCTGGTCTTGATTAATCTGTGACTGTGTCCAGTTTCCCAAGCATTTTAGATGCCTTTCCTTCACACAAATGTTAGTGTAGATAGTGGTTAACAGTTTACCTGGGTAGGTCTTCACAAAGTTCATCTTATTAAAGTCCTCAGAAATATGAAACTCCtaaaagcaaagtgaaattGTTAGAAGATACCACAGTGGCACAAGCAACATTGATACCCAAAAAAGAGCAGCAACCTCACAGACCAATATTTGCATAGCAGCAGTATATCTCACAAAAAACAAGCACCTTCTGAGGCTGGAGCAAAGCACACTGAAATACCAACTGTAAATTAAAGTTTTAAGTGACTGAATTTTCAACAGGGAACATTCTTTCAGAATTGAGTTTGCTGAAGGGAGATTATAGGAAGAGATAAGACCTCATCTGTCCCCAGCAGGAGCAAACAAAACTATCTTGTAGTATTTAGGATTTGCATGTTTGCGACTTCACAATGGACAGGTTTATGTGAGAGTGTTTTCTATGTGATCCATTAGACTTAATGAAATTTTCGAAGTCTCAACTTAAAATTTCCAGTAGTTATCACTAGAATTCTATGCAGTTCTTTGTAGGCTATTCATAGCAGTTATCTGTAGAATATGACTATGACACTCATGTACCCGGGCTCCTTATTATTTTGACCTTATCTTCACAGAGAAAGGAAACCATTAAAGCATCTGAGAGTCATAGGATTCCTCTCCTTTACCAAGGGGGGAAGAATAAAACCTAATTTCTCTTCTGCCAAGTGTATGCTCTCCAAGACAGGGACAGCATTACAGCAAGAGTatagaaagagagaagaaagaattcCCAGCAAGAAAAGAGATGAACCCAGCCTCTTATAACTTCAGAGCTAGTGTTGAAATTTCTACATCATAAAAAGATCTGCAGCAAGCAAATCCAGAGATGTGTGCACGGCAGGATACAGACAGATCCATACTCCTGGCCAGGAGCAAACCAACTGCAGTTCACCACCCCTGTCAGAGCACCACCATGGCACTCTGCCCAGCTTACTGTACTCCCCTCAAAACAACTCCTTGGCAAAGCATAACTGTTTGGGCCCACTGCTGCACTAATGGCTCAAGGGCTTCTTGAGGCTACCTGGCTCACACCTAGTCAGAAGAACCTTTGCTTTGCAGTCCTCTCATGTACATCTCAGCTGAACTGCCAAGAAGCTCAGCCATTTAGCAGTAGCTGCATTCCaaaatgaatggaaagaaaacagactaTCAGCTGCCAGCAACACACGGACAATCAGAGCAATTCTAACCTACATTTGGAAGAAAAGTCGCAACAACTTACCATGACAGCTCCATTATCCTGGCCAACAAATATCCGTCTGCTGTCATGATGATAAGCCATGGCAGAACATGGTGCTGTCAAAAAAAAGCAAGTACATTACAGTTACTTAAATGGAGGTATTAGGATACACATGACTTTAATAAAAGTAAATTCTTTCACTCAGGACAAAAGCTGTTCAAGTAACATGATAGAAACTAGTCTGCATAGCTAACATCCCTTGGAAAGACAGTTCAATTCCCACATACGAAGCTGAGGACAGGAACATGACTACTGTAACTCAGACATACCAACAGGAACCATATGCAAACACAATTTCCTGCCACAAGGCACAGCTCAGCAAGAGGAATTTTACACAGGCTGAAAGGTGAGCTAACAGTAACAGCTGGTTACACTTAAGAACTTGAGCTCACTACAATTATCTCAAAGGGAGCCctgaaagataaaaatgcaCACCTTGGAAAGCAGAGAGTATTCTTATGTCTGAACTT belongs to Corvus moneduloides isolate bCorMon1 chromosome 10, bCorMon1.pri, whole genome shotgun sequence and includes:
- the WDFY1 gene encoding WD repeat and FYVE domain-containing protein 1 isoform X3; its protein translation is MASPCSAMAYHHDSRRIFVGQDNGAVMEFHISEDFNKMNFVKTYPAHQNRVSAITFCLASEWLISTGHDKCISWMCTRSGSMLGRHYFTSWASCLQYDHETQHAFVGDYSGQITLLKLEQNTCSVITTLKGHEGSITSLWWDPVQRLLFSGASDHSIIMWDIGGRKGRTLLLQGHHDKVQAICYIQLTRQLVSCSADGGIAVWNMDISREEAPQWLESDSCQKCEQPFFWNIKQMWDTKTIGLRQHHCRKCGQAVCGKCSTKRSSYPIMGFEFQVRVCDSCFESIKDEDRTSLATFHEGKHNISHMSMDISRGLMVTCGSDRIVKIWDMTPVVGCSLATGFSSR